The following are encoded in a window of Anopheles gambiae chromosome X, idAnoGambNW_F1_1, whole genome shotgun sequence genomic DNA:
- the LOC1272263 gene encoding transmembrane protein 205, with protein MCCLQRLVDTSPLLQQATSDIRTGVALLADAKLEQVRVPAAGSHPDPQSSSEQLHQDVLGAATRATRSLLQRLRDQTHRLQRSPLYKILTGTTQPSHAISAIMVSMVLVALWPNLISGQGATGGEKCEHSRSGAGDSGRSHPLTQIAYLGSFTIHFGAQIWMTFVSGLALYFSLPRHTFGLIQEVLFPKYFTLGTGLSTISLVSFVELRRSTQPELADRHLAHWDPVDLLQIVALAVTASLELFVRLYLAPPMLRLMHEKHRIEAGASIGQEVGQFDGAGNGFLERSRHYKATHKKFRQIHMTTAILNMVSLTCTCVHLLYLATRVTV; from the exons ATGTGTTGCCTTCAGCGTCTGGTAGACACGAGCCCGCTGCTccagcaggcaacgtcggacaTTCGCACGGGTGTCGCGCTGCTGGCCGACGCAAAGCTAGAGCAGGTGCGTGTCCCTGCTGCCGGCAGCCATCCGGACCCGCAATCATCAAGCGAGCAGCTGCACCAGGACGTGCTCGGGGCGGCCACGCGAGCAACGCGCTCCCTGCTGCAGCGTCTTCGCGATCAAACGCACCGCCTGCAGCGCAGCCCACTGTACAA GATACTAACAGGCACGACGCAACCGAGTCACGCAATATCGGCGATCATGGTGTCGATGGTGCTAGTAGCCCTCTGGCCCAACCTGATCAGCGGCCAGGGTGCGACCGGCGGCGAAAAGTGTGAGCACAGCCGATCGGGTGCTGGAGACAGTGGCCGCAGCCACCCCTTGACCCAAATTGCTTACCTCGGGTCCTTTACCATCCACTTTGGTGCGCAAATATGGATGACATTCGTGTCAG GGCTAGCTCTGTACTTTTCCCTACCGCGCCACACGTTCGGCCTGATCCAAGAGGTATTGTTTCCGAAGTACTTCACGCTCGGTACCGGTCTGAGCACGATTAGCCTGGTCAGCTTCGTCGAGCTGCGACGCAGCACCCAGCCGGAGCTGGCCGACCGCCACTTGGCGCACTGGGATCCGGTCGATCTGCTGCAGATTGTGGCGCTGGCAGTGACCGCCTCGCTCGAGCTGTTCGTACGGCTGTACCTAGCCCCGCCGATGCTGCGCCTGATGCACGAGAAGCATCGCATCGAGGCGGGCGCCAGCATCGGGCAGGAGGTGGGCCAGTTCGACGGGGCGGGCAACGGCTTCCTGGAGCGCTCCCGCCACTACAAAGCGACGCACAAGAAGTTTCGCCAGATACACATGACCACCGCCATCCTCAACATGGTGTCGCTGACGTGCACGTGCGTGCATTTGCTCTACCTCGCAACACGTGTGACCGTTTGA